One window of the Bos indicus isolate NIAB-ARS_2022 breed Sahiwal x Tharparkar chromosome 15, NIAB-ARS_B.indTharparkar_mat_pri_1.0, whole genome shotgun sequence genome contains the following:
- the LOC109568957 gene encoding olfactory receptor 51V1-like, producing the protein MSAISILNFNNSRFTLTGFPGLEVDYLWLSIPFASIYAMVFLGNCMVLHVIRTEPSLHQPMFYFLAMLALTDLCVGLSTVHTVLGILWGVIEEISLDSCIAQSYFIHGLSFMESSVLLTMAFDRYIAICNPLRYSSILTNDKIMKIGVAILCRSSMLIPPVIIRLKFLNYCHPHILSHSFCLHQDLIRMACSDIRFNSIYGLALVISNLLLDAVLIIISYIMILYAVLAIASREERIKSLQTCVSHICAVLVFYIPIIGLTMVHRFGRHLSPWVHVLMGNVYILFPPLMNPIIYSIKTQQIRRRVQRLFYLKKCKS; encoded by the coding sequence ATGTCTGCTATCTCTATCCTGAACTTCAATAATTCCAGATTTACTCTCACTGGTTTTCCTGGCTTAGAAGTTGACTATCTCTGGCTCTCCATCCCTTTTGCCTCCATTTATGCTATGGTTTTCCTGGGGAACTGCATGGTGCTCCACGTGATCAGGACTGAGCCGAGCCTGCACCAGCCCATGTTCTACTTCCTGGCCATGCTGGCCCTCACTGACCTGTGTGTGGGGCTGTCCACCGTGCACACAGTGCTGGGAATCTTATGGGGGGTCATTGAAGAGATCAGCCTGGATTCCTGCATTGCCCAGTCCTATTTCATCCATGGTCTGTCCTTCATGGAGTCCTCTGTCCTCCTTACTATGGCTTTTGACCGCTACATTGCCATTTGCAACCCACTACGCTATTCCTCCATCCTAACTAATGACAAAATCATGAAGATTGGGGTGGCAATCTTATGTAGGAGTTCTATGCTCATACCTCCAGTCATTATTCGCCTAAAGTTCTTAAATTATTGTCACCCCCACATCCTTTCTCACTCTTTCTGCCTGCACCAAGACTTAATTCGAATGGCCTGTTCAGACATTCGCTTCAATAGCATCTATGGTCTGGCCCTGGTGATCAGCAACTTGTTGTTGGATGCAGTGCTCATCATTATCTCCTATATCATGATCTTGTATGCAGTCTTAGCAATTGCATCACGAGAAGAGAGAATCAAGTCTTTGCAGACCTGTGTATCTCACATCTGTGCTGTTTTGGTTTTCTACATCCCAATCATTGGTCTGACCATGGTTCATCGTTTTGGCAGACACCTCTCACCCTGGGTTCATGTTCTCATGGGCAATGTCTATATCCTTTTCC
- the LOC109569452 gene encoding olfactory receptor 52A5-like, with translation MLQLNGTVFMPSVLTLIGIPGLESVQFWIGIPFCAMCIIALFGNFLILVIIKSERSLHEPMYLFLAMLGVTDIALSTCILSKLLGIFWFHSAEIYFDACLFQMWLIHTFQCTESGTVALDRYVAICDPLRHAAIFTHKLLTQIGVGVTLRAGVLIALCLILIKCRLKHYRTTVVSHSFCEHMAIVKLAAEDTRINKIYGLFVAFIILGFDIIFITLSYIRIFITVFKLPQKEARLKAFNTCIAHICVFLVFYLLGFFSSFTHRFGFHIPSYIHILLSNLYLLVPPFLNPIVYGVKTKQIRDRVSKIFHLKDAS, from the coding sequence ATGCTCCAGCTCAATGGTACAGTCTTCATGCCCTCAGTGCTGACACTGATTGGGATCCCTGGCCTGGAGTCTGTGCAGTTCTGGATCGGCATTCCCTTCTGTGCCATGTGCATCATTGCTCTATTTGGAAATTTCCTAATCTTGGTCATCATCAAATCTGAGCGCAGCCTCCATGAACCCATGTATCTCTTCCTGGCAATGCTTGGAGTGACAGACATTGCTCTCAGTACCTGTATCCTATCAAAACTGTTAGGGATATTCTGGTTCCATTcagcagaaatatattttgatgCCTGTCTCTTTCAGATGTGGCTCATCCATACCTTCCAGTGTACTGAGTCAGGTACAGTGGCCTTGGACCGCTATGTGGCAATCTGTGACCCTCTGAGACATGCAGCTATTTTTACCCACAAACTCCTCACTCAGATTGGGGTTGGAGTGACACTCAGAGCAGGTGTCCTTATAGCTCTGTGTCTCATCCTTATCAAATGCCGGCTGAAACACTATCGGACCACTGTGGTCTCCCATTCATTCTGTGAGCACATGGCCATTGTGAAGCTGGCAGCAGAAGATACTCGAATCAACAAGATTTATGGTCTTTTTGTGGCTTTCATTATACTTGGATTTGACATAATCTTCATCACACTCTCTTACATTCGAATATTTATAACTGTTTTCAAACTGCCTCAAAAGGAAGCTAGACTCAAAGCTTTTAACACTTGCATTGCCCACATTTGCGTCTTCCTTGTGTTTTATCTCCTGGGTTTCTTCTCCTCCTTTACACACAGATTTGGGTTCCATATTCCATCTTACATTCACATTCTTCTGTCCAATCTTTACCTGCTCGTCCCACCTTTTCTCAATCCTATTGTTTATGGTGTAAAGACCAAACAGATTCGAGATCGAGTGTCCAAGATTTTTCACTTGAAGGATGCATCTTGA
- the LOC109568956 gene encoding olfactory receptor 51V1-like, whose protein sequence is MSASSASNINSSIFIFTGFPGLEQYYPWFSVPFSLIYAVVFLGNCLVLHVVHTEPSLHEPVFYFLAMLALTDLFMGLSTVYTVLGTMWGLSQEIGLDACVSQTYFVHGLSFMESGVLLAMAFDRFIAICNPLRYTSILTNSRIIYFMVTILTRSSLSILPVIIRLKFFPYCRPHILSHSFCLHQDLLRLACSDIRFNSFYALALVVCTLLLDAVLILISYVFILHTVLAIASRKERLKALETRVSHLCAVLVFYIPIIGLTMVHRFGKHLSPLVHVLMGNIYILFPPMMNPIIYSVKTQQIRSRMKKWFSLKM, encoded by the coding sequence atgTCTGCTTCTTCTGCTTCCAATATCAACTCTTCGATATTCATTTTCACGGGGTTCCCTGGCCTAGAACAATACTATCCCTGgttttcagttcctttttctTTGATCTATGCTGTGGTTTTCCTGGGAAACTGCCTGGTGCTGCATGTGGTTCATACTGAGCCGAGCCTGCATGAGCCCGTGTTCTACTTCCTGGCCATGCTGGCCCTCACTGacctgttcatggggttgtccACAGTATACACAGTGCTGGGGACTATGTGGGGGCTCAGCCAGGAGATTGGTCTAGATGCCTGTGTTTCGCAGACTTATTTTGTTCATGGACTATCTTTCATGGAGTCTGGAGTCCTTCTTGCCATGGCTTTTGATCGCTTTATAGCAATTTGCAATCCTCTGAGATATACATCCATTCTGACTAATAGCAGGATCATTTACTTCATGGTGACCATTTTGACAAGAAGCTCTTTGTCTATTCTTCCTGTCATCATCCGTTTGAAGTTCTTTCCTTACTGCAGACCCCACATTCTCTCTCATTCCTTCTGCCTGCACCAGGATCTACTCCGGCTGGCCTGCTCTGACATTCGCTTCAATAGCTTCTATGCCCTGGCTCTGGTGGTTTGTACCTTGTTGTTGGATGCTGTCCTTATTCTCATCTCCTATGTTTTCATCTTGCATACAGTGCTGGCGATTGCATCTCGAAAAGAGAGGCTCAAGGCTCTGGAGACCCGTGTCTCCCACCTCTGTGCAGTTCTGGTTTTCTACATTCCCATCATTGGTCTCACTATGGTACACCGCTTTGGAAAGCATCTCTCACCTTTGGTTCATGTCCTTATGGGCAACATCTATATTCTCTTTCCTCCCATGATGAATCCAATAATCTATAGTGTAAAGACCCAACAGATTCGAAGCAGGATGAAGAAGTGGTTTTCTCTGAAAATGTAG